The genomic interval TTATGGGTCTGGGTACTGTAGGCACCGGCGTTTTTAAGCTTTTGAACGATGGAGTTGAGGAGGATTTAGTTCTGGGTGAGCATAATCAGTACAGCATCGAGAAGGTTTTAGTAGCTCATCCTGAAAAATCCCGCGAAGTCGAGGTGAAAGAGAAGGAAATCACCGACGATCCCGATGAGCTTCTCGATGATCCCGGATTAGATGTAATAATCGAGCTGATCGGCGGTATAAAACCAGCCCGTCAATATATAAGCCGGGCGCTGGCAGCCGAAAAACACGTCATTACCGCCAACAAGGATCTTTTAGCCCGACATGGGGACAAGCTGCTCGAAAAAGCTGCAGAAAACGGCGTCAAACTTCTCTTCAGCGCCAGTGTAGCAGGGGGAGTGCCCGTTATAGAGAATTTAAAGCGGATTACGGGTACTGACCGGGTCGATGAGATAGCCGGTGTGATCAACGGAACCACCAACTATATCCTATCGCAGATGGCCCGGGAAGAGGCCGATTTCGATAATGTACTTGCCAGAGCTCAAAAACTGGGATATGCCGAATCTGATCCCTCCAGCGATATAACCGGCCGCGATGCCGTCTACAAGCTAACCATCCTGGCTTCTTTGGTCTTCGGGGGCTGGGTGGACTGGGATAAAATTCCCCGCACCGGCATCGAGAATATATCATCTGCAGATCATCATTGCGCCAAAGCTCTTGGATATTCCTTCAAGCTTTTCGCTTTAGCCCGCCGCCACAAAAAAGGGCTTGAGCTTAGAGTTCAACCGACCATGATACCCAGAGATAAGCTTTTAGCCGATGTGGACGGAGTTAATAATGCGGTC from Halarsenatibacter silvermanii carries:
- a CDS encoding homoserine dehydrogenase — translated: MKKHISIGLMGLGTVGTGVFKLLNDGVEEDLVLGEHNQYSIEKVLVAHPEKSREVEVKEKEITDDPDELLDDPGLDVIIELIGGIKPARQYISRALAAEKHVITANKDLLARHGDKLLEKAAENGVKLLFSASVAGGVPVIENLKRITGTDRVDEIAGVINGTTNYILSQMAREEADFDNVLARAQKLGYAESDPSSDITGRDAVYKLTILASLVFGGWVDWDKIPRTGIENISSADHHCAKALGYSFKLFALARRHKKGLELRVQPTMIPRDKLLADVDGVNNAVKIVSPLHDNLTFAGPGAGRFPTANTVVNDLLSLYEEDLEAGLEKLQEKALNDSSSLLDRDEFVSRYYLRWPLKDPEEQKKQLEEFFADHELPLQKTAEFNSQLNSLAAVTDRCRTEKLENLLNELEKKTDYERPAALYRVR